The proteins below are encoded in one region of Thermothelomyces thermophilus ATCC 42464 chromosome 1, complete sequence:
- a CDS encoding glycosyltransferase family 17 protein (CAZy_ID 267999) encodes MSMLRASRQPWRWVRVAAVFCIVLLILSVARDSQSLSATTWASQDDEASDICRPHGWKPFRTKDPGKPRKVYDLMMFNTELDHLEIRLNSTWDEVDFFVLVESRKTFTSHEKPLTLLDNFDRFGPYHSKMIYHEIEYPPDFKPRRAWDMEDHQRNSMLTQVFPRLTGRHEPQEGDVLVVSDVDEIPKPSTLRLLRACHFPRRLTLYSRFYYYSFQWLHRGPEWPHPQATYYQGLRRTLRPNDLRIADGGMRPFREWEKGGLANASWHCSSCFQTVGELLGKMASFSHTSLNAEKYRDKQRIVDHVRKGIDLWDREGEMFDRVEGNTDVPPFLLENRERFRYMLNRDGPTAGFTDVEV; translated from the coding sequence ATGTCCATGTTGCGCGCATCGCGGCAGCCATGGCGTTGGGTACGGGTAGCGGCCGTGTTCTGCATCGTGCTGCTTATCCTCAGCGTTGCCCGCGATAGTCAATCGCTCTCCGCGACGACCTGGGCCTCTCAAGATGACGAGGCCTCGGACATCTGCCGCCCGCACGGCTGGAAACCCTTCCGCACAAAGGACCCCGGCAAACCACGCAAGGTGTACGACCTGATGATGTTCAACACGGAGCTTGACCACCTAGAGATCCGCCTCAACAGCACGTGGGACGAAGTCGATTTCTTCGTCCTGGTCGAGAGCCGCAAGACATTCACCAGCCACGAGAAGCCCCTTACCCTGCTCGACAATTTCGACCGATTCGGGCCGTACCATTCCAAGATGATATACCACGAGATCGAATACCCGCCCGACTTCAAGCCGCGCAGGGCCTGGGACATGGAGGATCACCAGCGCAACAGCATGCTGACCCAGGTCTTCCCCCGCCTTACGGGGCGCCACGAACCGCAGGAGGGGGACGTGCTTGTCGTGTCGGACGTGGACGAGATCCCGAAGCCGTCGACGCTGCGCCTGCTCCGGGCGTGCCACTTCCCGCGGCGCCTCACGCTCTACTCGCGCTTCTACTACTACTCGTTCCAGTGGCTGCACCGCGGGCCCGAGTGGCCGCACCCGCAGGCGACCTACTACCAGGGCCTGCGGCGCACGCTGCGGCCCAACGACCTGCGCATCGCCGACGGCGGCATGCGGCCGTTTCGCGAGTGGGAGAAGGGCGGGCTGGCGAACGCGAGCTGGCACTGCTCCTCGTGCTTCCAGACGGTGGGCGAGCTGCTGGGCAAGATGGCCTCGTTCTCGCACACGAGCCTGAACGCGGAAAAATATCGGGATAAGCAGAGGATCGTGGATCATGTCAGAAAGGGGATCGACCTGTGGGATCGTGAGGGGGAGATGTTTGACCGAGTGGAAGGGAATACCGATGTGCCTCCATTCCTGTTGGAGAATAGGGAGCGGTTTAGGTATATGCTCAACAGGGACGGGCCGACGGCGGGATTCACAGATGTAGAGGTATAG
- a CDS encoding N-acetylglucosamine-phosphate mutase-like protein (Similar to N-acetylglucosamine-phosphate mutase [Aspergillus nidulans pcmA]; biosynthesis of UDP-N-acetylglucosamine; Similar to N-acetylglucosamine-phosphate mutase [Aspergillus nidulans pcmA] . biosynthesis of UDP-N-acetylglucosamine): protein MGNHDKEILEASAKHPIVPLEKGKFYTYGTAGFRLKADLLEGISYRVGLLASLRSRKLNGQAIGVMITASHNPAADNGVKIVDPLGDMLEQDWERYATALVNAPSDEQLVQVYNRLATDLKIDLKSPAKVIYGRDTRPSGHKLVTALADGLEATKAESVDYKILTTPQLHYLVRATNSEGTPLSYGKVSEVGYYEKLAEAFVRALKGRKINGTLQVDCANGVGGPKLTELLKYIPKDKVNFDVKVVNDDVLRPEVLNFECGADFVKTKQRAPPTPKPQPGLRSCSLDGDADRLIYYWVDPESGFVMLDGDRISSLAASFIGDLVESAGLKDDLRIGVVQTAYANGASTNYITQHLRLPVICTPTGVKHLHHVAQGFDIGVYFEANGHGTVLFSPDALNAFKKKEPQSPAQKDALDTLAALGDLINQTVGDAISDMLLVEVILAHKNWSLRDWAMTYIDLPNRLVRVEVGNKDLFQTTDAERRLLHPEGAQDEIDQAVKKYKDARAFARASGTENACRVYAEAATRSEANELAERVARIIERYGAL, encoded by the exons ATGGGGAACCATGACAAGGAAATCCTCGAGGCTTCGGCCAAGCACCCCATCGTGCCCCTCGAGAAGGGCAAATTCTACACCTACGGCACCGCCGGCTTCCGCTTGAAGGCAGACCTTCTCGAGGGCATCTCGTACCGCGTCGGTCTCCTTGCGTCGCTTCGGAGCCGGAAGCTCAACGGGCAGGCCATCGGCGTAATGATCACCGCCAGCCACAACCCGGCCGCCGACAACGGCGTCAAGATCGTCGACCCCCTAGGCGATATGCTTGAGCAGGATTGGGAGCGCTACGCCACGGCCCTGGTCAACGCCCCAAGCGACGAACAGCTCGTCCAGGTTTACAACAGGCTGGCCACGGATCTCAAGATCGATCTGAAGAGTCCTGCCAAGGTCATCTACGGCCGCGACACTAGACCTTCGGGCCACAAGCTGGTCACGGCCCTCGCTGACGGTCTCGAAGCCACCAAGGCCGAGTCCGTCGACTACAAGATCCTCACCACCCCCCAACTGCACTACCTCGTGCGGGCAACCAACAGCGAGGGCACGCCTTTATCGTACGGGAAGGTCAGCGAGGTCGGATATTATGAGAAACTAGCCGAGGCTTTCGTCCGCGCCCTGAAGGGCAGGAAGATCAACGGGACGCTACAGGTGGACTGCGCCAACGGTGTTGGCGGGCCTAAGCTGACCGAGCTCCTCAAATATATTCCCAAAGACAAGGTTAATTTTGACGTCAAGGTCGTCAACGACGATGTCCTCCGTCCCGAGGTTCTCAACTTTGAA TGCGGTGCCGATTTCGTCAAGACGAAGCAAAGAGCTCCGCCCACCCCCAAGCCCCAGCCCGGCCTCAGGTCCTGCTCCCTGGATGGTGACGCCGACAGGTTGATCTATTACTGGGTAGACCCCGAGAGCGGCTTCGTCATGCTGGACGGCGACCGCATCTCCTCCCTTGCCGCCTCCTTCATTGGCGACCTTGTCGAGAGTGCCGGCCTGAAGGACGACCTGCGCATCGGCGTCGTGCAGACCGCCTACGCCAACGGCGCCAGCACCAACTACATCACCCAGCATCTGAGGTTACCCGTGATCTGCACTCCGACTGGCGTGAAGCATCTCCACCATGTGGCTCAGGGATTTGACATTGGGGTCTACTTCGAAGCCAATGGCCACGGCACCGTCCTCTTCTCCCCAGACGCCCTCAACGCCTTCAAGAAGAAGGAGCCGCAATCGCCCGCCCAGAAAGACGCACTCGACACGCTGGCTGCTCTGGGAGATCTCATCAACCAGACGGTTGGCGACGCCATCTCGGACATGCTCTTGGTCGAGGTGATCCTCGCGCACAAGAACTGGTCGCTCCGTGACTGGGCCATGACCTACATTGACCTCCCCAACCGCCTGGTGCGGGTCGAGGTGGGCAATAAGGATCTGTTCCAGACGACCGATGCCGAGCGACGTCTGCTGCATCCGGAGGGCGCCCAGGACGAGATAGACCAGGCAGTCAAGAAGTACAAGGACGCGCGCGCCTTTGCCCGAGCCAGCGGCACCGAGAACGCTTGCCGCGTCTATGCCGAGGCGGCCACCCGTTCCGAGGCCAACGAGCTTGCCGAGCGCGTCGCTAGGATCATTGAGCGCTACGGGGCCCTTTAG
- a CDS encoding NADH:flavin oxidoreductase/NADH oxidase-like protein, with the protein MTLKKPTASTPAPGVPYYTPAQNPPAGTALDTGAQVPTLFTPLKLRDLTLQNRFAVSPMCTYSADDGHLTDWHLVHLGAFALRGAALTIVEATAVTPNGRISPEDSGLWQDSQIAPLRRIADFVHSQGHKIAVQLAHAGRKGSTLGPWHVVPGRHEVATPDVGGWPDNLWAPSAIPWDEGYPTPKEITVAEIESLVRAFADAARRAVQAGVDAIEIHAAHGYLISEFLSPISNVQRTDEYGGSFENRVRILLDVVRAVRAAIPEGMPLLVRISATEWMEYTGGPSWDLAQSKRLAPLLADLGVDLLDVSSGGNNPRQKIELHPYFQIDMAAEIRAELRRAGRSSMAIGAVGLVTNAEMARSVVQADGSLAGRQDGTVEVDGEHGTKTKADLVLVARQFLREPEFVLKTAALLGVNVQGPVQYHRAPLKKEHL; encoded by the exons ATGACGCTCAAGAAGCCCACGGCCAGCACTCCCGCCCCGGGCGTGCCCTATTACACGCCGGCGCAGAACCCGCCCGCCGGCACTGCCCTGGACACGGGCGCACAGGTGCCGACGCTCTTCACCCCGCTCAAGCTCCGGGACCTCACGCTGCAGAACCGGTTCGCCGTGAGCCCCATGTGCACGTACTCGGCCGACGACGGCCACCTGACCGACTGGCACCTCGTCCACCTCGGCGCCTTTGCCCTGCGCGGCGCCGCCCTGACAATCGTCGAGGCCACCGCCGTGACCCCGAACGGCCGGATCTCGCCCGAGGATTCCGGGCTGTGGCAGGACAGCCAGATCGCCCCGCTGAGGCGCATCGCCGACTTTGTCCACTCGCAGGGCCACAAGATCGCCGTCCAGCTGGCCCACGCCGGCCGCAAGGGCAGCACCCTCGGCCCCTGGCACGTCGTCCCCGGCCGCCACGAGGTCGCCACGCCCGACGTCGGCGGCTGGCCCGACAACCTCTGGGCCCCGAGCGCCATCCCCTGGGACGAGGGCTACCCGACCCCCAAGGAGATAACCGTCGCCGAGATCGAGAGCCTCGTCCGGGCcttcgccgacgccgccagGCGCGCCGTCCAGGCGGGCGTCGATGCCATTGAGATCCACGCCGCCCACGGCTATCTCATCTCCGAGTTCCTCTCGCCCATCAGCAACGTA CAACGCACCGACGAATACGGCGGCTCCTTCGAGAACCGCGTGCGCATCCTCCTGGACGTGGTGCGCGCCGTGCGGGCCGCGATCCCCGAGGGGATGCCGCTGCTGGTGCGCATCTCGGCGACCGAGTGGATGGAGTACACGGGCGGGCCGTCGTGGGACCTGGCGCAGAGCAAGCGGCTGGCCCCGCTGCTGGCCGACCTGGGGGTCGACCTGCTCGACGTCAGCTCGGGCGGCAACAACCCGCGGCAGAAGATCGAGCTGCACCCGTACTTCCAGATCGACATGGCGGCCGAGATCCGCGCCGAGCTGCGCCGCGCCGGCAGGTCGTCCATGGCCATCGGCGCCGTCGGGCTCGTCACCAACGCCGAGATGGCCCGCAGCGTCGTGCAGGCGGACGGCTCCCTCGCCGGCCGCCAGGACGGCACCGTCGAGGTCGACGGCGAGCACGGCACCAAGACCAAGGCcgacctcgtcctcgtcgcccgCCAGTTCCTCAGGGAGCCCGAGTTCGTCCTCAAGACGGCCGCCCTCCTGGGCGTCAACGTGCAGGGGCCGGTGCAGTACCACCGTGCCCCGCTGAAGAAGGAGCACCTGTAA